One genomic window of Pungitius pungitius chromosome 11, fPunPun2.1, whole genome shotgun sequence includes the following:
- the atn1 gene encoding atrophin-1 isoform X5, with the protein MKTRTHKESMPMRSGRRRGASEERRGRRPHTSPTRPERNDRQTQRAAGEELAGNRFSRRSQGHDSSESEGEELVSPPKRQKVQDSASTPNPPTSTHSTDSSAPSTVPPPTSVASQSRESDNEDGQSQGSRSSVVGSLANSSSSLSSGRDIDQDNRSSSPSLSASPLGSLDSDSDGPDSPKQGEREREKGKEGGVGKVVGDDRRVQREGRGEESCGDGEKREMDARIEDCSSLKSSSSTPSGLNPSLRGAGDSSNDSNSGRKSYFSLDSKLMCKVEYGGPTGVDGALSGSRMNSKASAQCVNKTTISGGDFSHNTPNIPHSLPSPSPLPPPPALKPLELGGQNLPAEVKIERDKIEKADKLLDKAQSTPPSLLPQAGPQQQSQPQTQPSTHPHHYSSTSWQGGTATGCQGSWGYTRYPGNHHPHQPQHQPPVQQQQLPSVYNPPSSRHSSSHPSYLPHPHPHPHREYLPRYAGGGGDRERGAVGERERGVRGECVGRELNREFSAPIGNSSNNSSASNSTTACGGMGGSNSIQGREFSGLPVGQNRDFQGSGRDGPNQGAERRDFGPGFRDRDRERERDGGREFPLTNQNQSRDFGPNGTGGGHPRDKDGSRWGEFGGQTREVVGIGNNNPNNNSISQGNPPNSTGGLPATPMLNRDPPASPQSNPSHSSHSSLPPLPHPHPPNSSSRDFPPTMDQAQTPPSGADHFHREYPPTGGKDFPPGAPASQGTNQEYPSPPRVTPTLGREYSGPVGTHHPHSTHPHYQSGPRERDANLRDSALYQNRGGPNQPPALSPSSSSSHHGHPPNAPFAPPPPQPPLPPSQTLHTQPPPSGIGPNVRPPHYQSSAQTPSTPLSPLPSPSTNQMGGFSSFPPGSSSGPNMPLPGPGVSPGCRPSPFHGSLNSHPPFSGTYHSNGSGSNMANSNSNSSAPNSSNTNSQALSPQNVSKGPPPLSNSANNNNSSISTPASSSSVSGGDGHLDSGPPPIPVIKEEPIEEREETESPPPVLRSPSPEPKPVDIPIHASQSARFHKVLDRGSANSCARSDVLFVPLDGSKLWKKRNEVIERARREVEQRARDLREKERERERERERERELDRHLQQKDINAAGGGRQGSSLFFPSSSSIILDPSSSSSSSNNSVSHPSHHPQHHHSHPHAHLAQAHHLHPSLAHSIPHSLLLPSMGGTSTVVGPQGALGIGLGGPYLGPDTPALRTLSEYARPHAMSPLGAASRAQAHHAQVHHGHPHVHPSFFLPQFQNHALGHPHHLPTDAATAAAILGFLYGGSLEGGPGVGGHAGMAGGPIPGGMGGAGFGGVGFPHAVAAHRERMKQGFEFKSDERIYQPGAMPDHAALALAHSHSHAHAHAHAHAHAHAHAQAQAQAQAQAQAHANAHAHAHAHAHAHTHAHSLLLGGGAAGTNEVTLYGTPPPPAPTGPPHLQSPTLAPVTRPPNPPTSQSNPPPSSLLTPTLPSHPSSAPPAAPPTPTGPAAPPPAPAPPAPPTSNASSLHHPVPHSSFPSSLSSHLPPVAAPAAPPDNFPTPTRSPAPYERDRSVERERERERDRAALPAFGDRERERERERERERGGSGGNGGGGTGGGTGGGAGGGAGGGTGGNGGGGENLGRLQMLNVTPHHHQHSHIHSHLHLHQQDTATGGVLPLMDPLASGSPLTRLPYPGATLGTPILAHPLTDSEVLRQQLFGAPFRDLPQPSSLTGPMSAAHQLQAMQQAQSAELQIQRLALEQQWIHHHHHHPLTQDEYYSHLKKESDKSL; encoded by the exons atgaaaacacggacacacaaagaATCG ATGCCCATGcgcagtgggcgacgacggggGGCGAgtgaggagagaagggggagacGCCCGCACACCAGCCCCACTCGCCCTGAACGCAACGATAGACAGACG CAAAGAGCTGCTGGTGAAGAATTGGCTGGAAATCGCTTCAGTCGCAGATCACAAGGGCATGATTCTTCAGAGAGTGAGGGGGAGGAACTTGTGTCTCCTCCAAAGAGGCAGAAAGTTCAG GATTCGGCCTCCACTCCAAACCCTCCAACATCAACACACTCAACTGACAGCTCGGCTCCTTCCACTGTCCCACCTCCAACCTCAGTCGCCAGCCAATCCCGCGAGAGTGACAATGAAGATGGCCAATCCCAGGGCAGTAGGAGTTCAGTTGTAGGGAGCCTGGCCAATAGTAGCAGTAGTCTGAGCAGTGGGCGGGATATAGACCAGGACAACCGCTCCTCGTCCCCAAGTCTCTCGGCTTCTCCTTTAGGTAGCTTGGACTCTGATTCCGATGGCCCTGACTCACCAAAGCAAGGAGAGAGGGAACGAGAGaaaggcaaggagggaggagtgGGGAAGGTAGTCGGAGACGATCGGAGAGTGCAacgagaggggagaggggaagaGTCCtgtggagatggagaaaagCGGGAAATGGATGCACGAATTGAAGACTGTTCGTCTctgaagtcctcctcctccactccctcTGGTCTTAACCCCTCTCTCCGTGGAGCAGGGGATTCATCAAATGACAGCAATAGTGGGAGGAAGTCCTATTTCTCCCTGGACTCCAAATTGATGTGTAAAGTTGAGTATGGTGGACCGACAGGCGTTGATGGAGCACTTAGTGGCAGCAGAATGAATTCCAAAGCCAGCGCGCAGTGTGTCAACAAGACCACTATCTCTGGAGGAGATTTTTCCCATAACACCCCCAACATTCCCCACTCTttaccctctccctctccccttcctcctccacctgcactaAAGCCCTTGGAGCTTGGGGGACAAAACTTGCCTGCTGAGGTTAAGATTGAAAGAGACAAAATAGAAAAGGCAGACAAACTCCTGGACAAGGCTCAGTCTACGCCTCCTTCTCTGTTGCCACAGGCCGGCCCCCAGCAGCAGTCCCAGCCTCAGACCCAACCATCCACCCACCCTCACCACTACAGCTCCACCAGCTGGCAGGGTGGCACCGCAACCGGTTGCCAGGGGAGCTGGGGATACACCCGTTACCCTGGCAACCACCACCCACACCAACCACAGCACCAGCCCCCTGTGCAACAGCAGCAACTTCCTTCTGTTTACAACCCTCCATCCTCTCGCCACTCCTCCTCCCACCCTTCTTacctcccccaccctcacccccacccccacagggAGTACCTTCCCAGGTacgctggggggggaggggacagagagaggggggctgtaggagagagggagaggggagtgaggggggagTGTGTGGGGAGGGAGCTTAACAGAGAGTTCTCTGCTCCTAttggcaacagcagcaacaatagTAGCGCGAGTAATAGTACAACTGCCTGTGGTGGGATGGGTGGGTCCAATAGCATCCAAGGCAGGGAGTTTAGTGGTCTTCCAGTGGGTCAGAACCGGGATTTCCAAGGGTCTGGCAGGGATGGACCCAACCAGGGTGCAGAAAGAAGAGACTTTGGTCCAGGTTTCAGAGATAGGGACCGAGAAAGGGAacgagatggagggagggagtttCCTCTGACAAACCAAAACCAGAGTAGAGACTTTGGCCCCAACGGAACTGGAGGGGGGCATCCCAGAGACAAAGATGGAAGCAGATGGGGGGAGTTTGGGGGTCAGACAAGAGAGGTTGTCGGCATAGGCAACAATAATCCAAACAACAACTCCATTTCCCAGGGAAACCCACCAAATTCAACCGGTGGGCTACCTGCCACCCCAATGCTAAACCGAGACCCACCTGCGTCACCCCAAAGCAACCCAAGTCATTCCTCCCATTCTTCCCTGCCCCCACTACCCCATCCGCATCCCCCAAACTCATCCAGCCGAGACTTCCCTCCTACCATGGACCAGGCACAAACCCCTCCTTCTGGTGCAGACCACTTTCACAGAGAGTATCCTCCCACAGGAGGAAAAGACTTTCCTCCTGGGGCTCCTGCATCCCAGGGCACAAATCAAGAGTACCCCAGTCCCCCTCGGGTAACTCCAACCTTGGGAAGAGAGTATTCAGGGCCTGTAGGAACCCATCACCCCCACTCAACTCACCCCCACTACCAGTCTGGGCCCAGAGAAAGAGACGCAAACCTGCGAGATTCTGCTTTGTACCAAAACCGTGGAGGGCCAAATCAGCCTCCTGCactgtctccttcctcctcttccagccATCATGGACACCCTCCAAATGCTCCCTTtgccccaccaccaccccaacCTCCCCTACCCCCATCTCAGACATTGCACACCCAACCACCCCCTTCAGGCATTGGACCAAATGTACGTCCCCCACACTATCAATCGTCCGCCCAGACCCCTTCAACACCTTTATCTCCATTACCCAGCCCATCCACAAATCAGATGGGAGGCTTCTCATCTTTTCCACCTGGCTCCTCATCTGGACCTAATATGCCCCTTCCTGGGCCGGGTGTGTCACCTGGATGTCGTCCCTCCCCTTTCCACGGTAGTTTGAACAGCCACCCTCCCTTCAGTGGAACATACCACTCCAATGGTAGTGGCAGTAACATGGCCAACAGCAATAGCAACAGTAGCGCACCCAATAGCAGCAATACCAACTCACAAGCACTCTCACctcaaaatgtttcaaaaggaCCTCCACCTCTTAGTAACtcagccaacaacaacaacagcagcatttCAACCCCTGCTTCCAGTTCTTCTGtctcgggcggagacggacaTTTGGATTCTGGCCCACCTCCCATACCTGTTATCAAAGAAGAACCAATAGAAGAAAGGGAAGAGACTGAAAGCCCACCACCCGTGTTGAGAAGCCCCTCTCCTGAACCCAAACCAGTAGACATTCCCATCCACGCCAGCCAATCAGCAAG GTTTCACAAGGTCCTGGACCGCGGTAGCGCAAATTCCTGTGCCCGCAGTGATGTCCTTTTTGTCCCTTTGGATGGCTCCAAACTGTGGAAGAAGAGGAATGAGGTGATCGAAAGGGCTCGCAGGGAGGTTGAGCAGCGTGCCAGAGACctcagagaaaaagagagggagcgtGAGAGGGAGCGTGAGCGTGAGAGGGAACTAGATCGACATCTACAG cagaaggataTTAACGCCGCTGGAGGGGGTCGCCAGGggtcctctctcttcttcccctcctcgtCTTCGATCATCCTTGatccttcatcttcttcctcttcctctaacAACTCCGTCTCCCACCCTTCCCATCACCCCCAGCATCATCACTCCCACCCGCATGCTCACCTTGCTCAAGCCCACCATCTCCACCCAAGCCTTGCTCACTCCAtcccccactccctcctctTGCCATCCATGGGTGGGACATCTACAGTTGTTGGCCCCCAAGGAGCCCTTGGAATAGGTTTAGGAGGTCCATATCTGGGCCCTGACACCCCAGCGTTGAGAACCCTGAGCGAGTACGCTCGCCCTCATGCCATGTCTCCACTCGGAGCAGCAAGTCGGGCCCAAGCACACCACGCGCAAGTTCACCATGGCCATCCCCACGTCCACCCGTCATTCTTTCTTCCTCAGTTCCAGAATCATGCTTTAGGCCACCCGCATCACCTGCCAACTGATGCAGCTACGGCTGCAGCCATCTTGGGCTTTCTGTATGGTGGCAGCCTTGAAGGGGGTCCAGGTGTTGGAGGCCACGCTGGAATGGCAGGAGGGCCAATACCGGGAGGGATGGGGGGTGCAGGGTTTGGAGGAGTCGGCTTTCCCCATGCAGTAGCTGCACATCGAGAGCGAATGAAGCAAGGATTTGAATTTAAGAGTGATGAGCGGATTTACCAGCCGGGAGCCATGCCCGATCACGCTGCTCTTGCCCTtgctcactctcactctcatgcCCATGCTCATGCCCATGCTCATGCCCATGCACATGCTCATGCACAAGCCCAAGCCCAAGCCCAGGCCCAAGCCCAAGCCCATGCCAATGCCCATgcgcacgcacatgcacatgcacatgcacacacacatgcacactcccTGCTACTTgggggaggtgcagcaggaaCTAATGAGGTGACACTCTATggcactcctcctccccccgctcccACTGGCCCCCCGCACCTGCAGAGCCCTACCCTGGCCCCAGTAACTCGACCCCCCAACCCTCCTACCTCTCAGTCCAATCCACCCCCTTCATCTCTCCTAACACCCACTCTTCCCTCTCACCCATCATCTGCACCACCGgctgcccccccaaccccaacaGGCCCGGCTGCTCCTCCGccagctcctgctccacctgctccaccaaCATCCAATGCCTCCTCACTTCATCATCCGGTCCCCCATTCTTCTTTTCCCAGCTCCCTGTCCTCTCATTTGCCACCAGTCGCTGCTCCAGCCGCTCCCCCAGATAACTTCCCGACTCCTACTCGCTCTCCTGCCCCCTATGAGCGAGACAGGAGTGTGGAAagagagcgggagagggagagagacagagcagcTTTGCCGGCATTTGGGgacagagagcgagaaagagaaagggagagagaaagagaaaggggagGAAGTGGtggaaatggaggaggaggaacgggaggaggaacgggaggaggagcaggaggaggagcgggaggaggaacaggaggaaatggaggtggaggagagaatcTGGGGCGTCTTCAGATGTTAAATGTGACACCTCATCATCACCAGCATTCCCACATCCACTCACACCTTCACCTGCACCAGCAAGACACAG CGACGGGCGGGGTACTACCCCTGATGGACCCGTTGGCGTCGGGGTCTCCTTTGACACGCCTCCCTTACCCAGGAGCCACACTAGGCACCCCCATCCTGGCTCACCCCCTCACTGACAGCGAGGTGCTCCGCCAACAGCTGTTCG GTGCTCCTTTCCGTGACCTGCCCCAGCCGTCCTCCCTCACTGGTCCTATGTCGGCAGCCCATCAGCTCCAGGCCATGCAGCAGGCCCAGAGCGCAGAGCTGCAGATCCAGCGACTGGCCCTGGAACAACAGTGGatccatcaccatcaccaccaccccctCACCCAGGACGAGTATTACAG TCACCTGAAGAAGGAAAGTGACAAATCCCTGTGA
- the atn1 gene encoding atrophin-1 isoform X4: protein MKTRTHKESMPMRSGRRRGASEERRGRRPHTSPTRPERNDRQTQRAAGEELAGNRFSRRSQGHDSSESEGEELVSPPKRQKVQDSASTPNPPTSTHSTDSSAPSTVPPPTSVASQSRESDNEDGQSQGSRSSVVGSLANSSSSLSSGRDIDQDNRSSSPSLSASPLGSLDSDSDGPDSPKQGEREREKGKEGGVGKVVGDDRRVQREGRGEESCGDGEKREMDARIEDCSSLKSSSSTPSGLNPSLRGAGDSSNDSNSGRKSYFSLDSKLMCKVEYGGPTGVDGALSGSRMNSKASAQCVNKTTISGGDFSHNTPNIPHSLPSPSPLPPPPALKPLELGGQNLPAEVKIERDKIEKADKLLDKAQSTPPSLLPQAGPQQQSQPQTQPSTHPHHYSSTSWQGGTATGCQGSWGYTRYPGNHHPHQPQHQPPVQQQQLPSVYNPPSSRHSSSHPSYLPHPHPHPHREYLPRYAGGGGDRERGAVGERERGVRGECVGRELNREFSAPIGNSSNNSSASNSTTACGGMGGSNSIQGREFSGLPVGQNRDFQGSGRDGPNQGAERRDFGPGFRDRDRERERDGGREFPLTNQNQSRDFGPNGTGGGHPRDKDGSRWGEFGGQTREVVGIGNNNPNNNSISQGNPPNSTGGLPATPMLNRDPPASPQSNPSHSSHSSLPPLPHPHPPNSSSRDFPPTMDQAQTPPSGADHFHREYPPTGGKDFPPGAPASQGTNQEYPSPPRVTPTLGREYSGPVGTHHPHSTHPHYQSGPRERDANLRDSALYQNRGGPNQPPALSPSSSSSHHGHPPNAPFAPPPPQPPLPPSQTLHTQPPPSGIGPNVRPPHYQSSAQTPSTPLSPLPSPSTNQMGGFSSFPPGSSSGPNMPLPGPGVSPGCRPSPFHGSLNSHPPFSGTYHSNGSGSNMANSNSNSSAPNSSNTNSQALSPQNVSKGPPPLSNSANNNNSSISTPASSSSVSGGDGHLDSGPPPIPVIKEEPIEEREETESPPPVLRSPSPEPKPVDIPIHASQSARFHKVLDRGSANSCARSDVLFVPLDGSKLWKKRNEVIERARREVEQRARDLREKERERERERERERELDRHLQQQKDINAAGGGRQGSSLFFPSSSSIILDPSSSSSSSNNSVSHPSHHPQHHHSHPHAHLAQAHHLHPSLAHSIPHSLLLPSMGGTSTVVGPQGALGIGLGGPYLGPDTPALRTLSEYARPHAMSPLGAASRAQAHHAQVHHGHPHVHPSFFLPQFQNHALGHPHHLPTDAATAAAILGFLYGGSLEGGPGVGGHAGMAGGPIPGGMGGAGFGGVGFPHAVAAHRERMKQGFEFKSDERIYQPGAMPDHAALALAHSHSHAHAHAHAHAHAHAHAQAQAQAQAQAQAHANAHAHAHAHAHAHTHAHSLLLGGGAAGTNEVTLYGTPPPPAPTGPPHLQSPTLAPVTRPPNPPTSQSNPPPSSLLTPTLPSHPSSAPPAAPPTPTGPAAPPPAPAPPAPPTSNASSLHHPVPHSSFPSSLSSHLPPVAAPAAPPDNFPTPTRSPAPYERDRSVERERERERDRAALPAFGDRERERERERERERGGSGGNGGGGTGGGTGGGAGGGAGGGTGGNGGGGENLGRLQMLNVTPHHHQHSHIHSHLHLHQQDTGAPFRDLPQPSSLTGPMSAAHQLQAMQQAQSAELQIQRLALEQQWIHHHHHHPLTQDEYYSHLKKESDKSL from the exons atgaaaacacggacacacaaagaATCG ATGCCCATGcgcagtgggcgacgacggggGGCGAgtgaggagagaagggggagacGCCCGCACACCAGCCCCACTCGCCCTGAACGCAACGATAGACAGACG CAAAGAGCTGCTGGTGAAGAATTGGCTGGAAATCGCTTCAGTCGCAGATCACAAGGGCATGATTCTTCAGAGAGTGAGGGGGAGGAACTTGTGTCTCCTCCAAAGAGGCAGAAAGTTCAG GATTCGGCCTCCACTCCAAACCCTCCAACATCAACACACTCAACTGACAGCTCGGCTCCTTCCACTGTCCCACCTCCAACCTCAGTCGCCAGCCAATCCCGCGAGAGTGACAATGAAGATGGCCAATCCCAGGGCAGTAGGAGTTCAGTTGTAGGGAGCCTGGCCAATAGTAGCAGTAGTCTGAGCAGTGGGCGGGATATAGACCAGGACAACCGCTCCTCGTCCCCAAGTCTCTCGGCTTCTCCTTTAGGTAGCTTGGACTCTGATTCCGATGGCCCTGACTCACCAAAGCAAGGAGAGAGGGAACGAGAGaaaggcaaggagggaggagtgGGGAAGGTAGTCGGAGACGATCGGAGAGTGCAacgagaggggagaggggaagaGTCCtgtggagatggagaaaagCGGGAAATGGATGCACGAATTGAAGACTGTTCGTCTctgaagtcctcctcctccactccctcTGGTCTTAACCCCTCTCTCCGTGGAGCAGGGGATTCATCAAATGACAGCAATAGTGGGAGGAAGTCCTATTTCTCCCTGGACTCCAAATTGATGTGTAAAGTTGAGTATGGTGGACCGACAGGCGTTGATGGAGCACTTAGTGGCAGCAGAATGAATTCCAAAGCCAGCGCGCAGTGTGTCAACAAGACCACTATCTCTGGAGGAGATTTTTCCCATAACACCCCCAACATTCCCCACTCTttaccctctccctctccccttcctcctccacctgcactaAAGCCCTTGGAGCTTGGGGGACAAAACTTGCCTGCTGAGGTTAAGATTGAAAGAGACAAAATAGAAAAGGCAGACAAACTCCTGGACAAGGCTCAGTCTACGCCTCCTTCTCTGTTGCCACAGGCCGGCCCCCAGCAGCAGTCCCAGCCTCAGACCCAACCATCCACCCACCCTCACCACTACAGCTCCACCAGCTGGCAGGGTGGCACCGCAACCGGTTGCCAGGGGAGCTGGGGATACACCCGTTACCCTGGCAACCACCACCCACACCAACCACAGCACCAGCCCCCTGTGCAACAGCAGCAACTTCCTTCTGTTTACAACCCTCCATCCTCTCGCCACTCCTCCTCCCACCCTTCTTacctcccccaccctcacccccacccccacagggAGTACCTTCCCAGGTacgctggggggggaggggacagagagaggggggctgtaggagagagggagaggggagtgaggggggagTGTGTGGGGAGGGAGCTTAACAGAGAGTTCTCTGCTCCTAttggcaacagcagcaacaatagTAGCGCGAGTAATAGTACAACTGCCTGTGGTGGGATGGGTGGGTCCAATAGCATCCAAGGCAGGGAGTTTAGTGGTCTTCCAGTGGGTCAGAACCGGGATTTCCAAGGGTCTGGCAGGGATGGACCCAACCAGGGTGCAGAAAGAAGAGACTTTGGTCCAGGTTTCAGAGATAGGGACCGAGAAAGGGAacgagatggagggagggagtttCCTCTGACAAACCAAAACCAGAGTAGAGACTTTGGCCCCAACGGAACTGGAGGGGGGCATCCCAGAGACAAAGATGGAAGCAGATGGGGGGAGTTTGGGGGTCAGACAAGAGAGGTTGTCGGCATAGGCAACAATAATCCAAACAACAACTCCATTTCCCAGGGAAACCCACCAAATTCAACCGGTGGGCTACCTGCCACCCCAATGCTAAACCGAGACCCACCTGCGTCACCCCAAAGCAACCCAAGTCATTCCTCCCATTCTTCCCTGCCCCCACTACCCCATCCGCATCCCCCAAACTCATCCAGCCGAGACTTCCCTCCTACCATGGACCAGGCACAAACCCCTCCTTCTGGTGCAGACCACTTTCACAGAGAGTATCCTCCCACAGGAGGAAAAGACTTTCCTCCTGGGGCTCCTGCATCCCAGGGCACAAATCAAGAGTACCCCAGTCCCCCTCGGGTAACTCCAACCTTGGGAAGAGAGTATTCAGGGCCTGTAGGAACCCATCACCCCCACTCAACTCACCCCCACTACCAGTCTGGGCCCAGAGAAAGAGACGCAAACCTGCGAGATTCTGCTTTGTACCAAAACCGTGGAGGGCCAAATCAGCCTCCTGCactgtctccttcctcctcttccagccATCATGGACACCCTCCAAATGCTCCCTTtgccccaccaccaccccaacCTCCCCTACCCCCATCTCAGACATTGCACACCCAACCACCCCCTTCAGGCATTGGACCAAATGTACGTCCCCCACACTATCAATCGTCCGCCCAGACCCCTTCAACACCTTTATCTCCATTACCCAGCCCATCCACAAATCAGATGGGAGGCTTCTCATCTTTTCCACCTGGCTCCTCATCTGGACCTAATATGCCCCTTCCTGGGCCGGGTGTGTCACCTGGATGTCGTCCCTCCCCTTTCCACGGTAGTTTGAACAGCCACCCTCCCTTCAGTGGAACATACCACTCCAATGGTAGTGGCAGTAACATGGCCAACAGCAATAGCAACAGTAGCGCACCCAATAGCAGCAATACCAACTCACAAGCACTCTCACctcaaaatgtttcaaaaggaCCTCCACCTCTTAGTAACtcagccaacaacaacaacagcagcatttCAACCCCTGCTTCCAGTTCTTCTGtctcgggcggagacggacaTTTGGATTCTGGCCCACCTCCCATACCTGTTATCAAAGAAGAACCAATAGAAGAAAGGGAAGAGACTGAAAGCCCACCACCCGTGTTGAGAAGCCCCTCTCCTGAACCCAAACCAGTAGACATTCCCATCCACGCCAGCCAATCAGCAAG GTTTCACAAGGTCCTGGACCGCGGTAGCGCAAATTCCTGTGCCCGCAGTGATGTCCTTTTTGTCCCTTTGGATGGCTCCAAACTGTGGAAGAAGAGGAATGAGGTGATCGAAAGGGCTCGCAGGGAGGTTGAGCAGCGTGCCAGAGACctcagagaaaaagagagggagcgtGAGAGGGAGCGTGAGCGTGAGAGGGAACTAGATCGACATCTACAG cagcagaaggataTTAACGCCGCTGGAGGGGGTCGCCAGGggtcctctctcttcttcccctcctcgtCTTCGATCATCCTTGatccttcatcttcttcctcttcctctaacAACTCCGTCTCCCACCCTTCCCATCACCCCCAGCATCATCACTCCCACCCGCATGCTCACCTTGCTCAAGCCCACCATCTCCACCCAAGCCTTGCTCACTCCAtcccccactccctcctctTGCCATCCATGGGTGGGACATCTACAGTTGTTGGCCCCCAAGGAGCCCTTGGAATAGGTTTAGGAGGTCCATATCTGGGCCCTGACACCCCAGCGTTGAGAACCCTGAGCGAGTACGCTCGCCCTCATGCCATGTCTCCACTCGGAGCAGCAAGTCGGGCCCAAGCACACCACGCGCAAGTTCACCATGGCCATCCCCACGTCCACCCGTCATTCTTTCTTCCTCAGTTCCAGAATCATGCTTTAGGCCACCCGCATCACCTGCCAACTGATGCAGCTACGGCTGCAGCCATCTTGGGCTTTCTGTATGGTGGCAGCCTTGAAGGGGGTCCAGGTGTTGGAGGCCACGCTGGAATGGCAGGAGGGCCAATACCGGGAGGGATGGGGGGTGCAGGGTTTGGAGGAGTCGGCTTTCCCCATGCAGTAGCTGCACATCGAGAGCGAATGAAGCAAGGATTTGAATTTAAGAGTGATGAGCGGATTTACCAGCCGGGAGCCATGCCCGATCACGCTGCTCTTGCCCTtgctcactctcactctcatgcCCATGCTCATGCCCATGCTCATGCCCATGCACATGCTCATGCACAAGCCCAAGCCCAAGCCCAGGCCCAAGCCCAAGCCCATGCCAATGCCCATgcgcacgcacatgcacatgcacatgcacacacacatgcacactcccTGCTACTTgggggaggtgcagcaggaaCTAATGAGGTGACACTCTATggcactcctcctccccccgctcccACTGGCCCCCCGCACCTGCAGAGCCCTACCCTGGCCCCAGTAACTCGACCCCCCAACCCTCCTACCTCTCAGTCCAATCCACCCCCTTCATCTCTCCTAACACCCACTCTTCCCTCTCACCCATCATCTGCACCACCGgctgcccccccaaccccaacaGGCCCGGCTGCTCCTCCGccagctcctgctccacctgctccaccaaCATCCAATGCCTCCTCACTTCATCATCCGGTCCCCCATTCTTCTTTTCCCAGCTCCCTGTCCTCTCATTTGCCACCAGTCGCTGCTCCAGCCGCTCCCCCAGATAACTTCCCGACTCCTACTCGCTCTCCTGCCCCCTATGAGCGAGACAGGAGTGTGGAAagagagcgggagagggagagagacagagcagcTTTGCCGGCATTTGGGgacagagagcgagaaagagaaagggagagagaaagagaaaggggagGAAGTGGtggaaatggaggaggaggaacgggaggaggaacgggaggaggagcaggaggaggagcgggaggaggaacaggaggaaatggaggtggaggagagaatcTGGGGCGTCTTCAGATGTTAAATGTGACACCTCATCATCACCAGCATTCCCACATCCACTCACACCTTCACCTGCACCAGCAAGACACAG GTGCTCCTTTCCGTGACCTGCCCCAGCCGTCCTCCCTCACTGGTCCTATGTCGGCAGCCCATCAGCTCCAGGCCATGCAGCAGGCCCAGAGCGCAGAGCTGCAGATCCAGCGACTGGCCCTGGAACAACAGTGGatccatcaccatcaccaccaccccctCACCCAGGACGAGTATTACAG TCACCTGAAGAAGGAAAGTGACAAATCCCTGTGA